Proteins from one Flavobacterium branchiarum genomic window:
- a CDS encoding phosphatase PAP2 family protein produces MLKTILFLLLSVSTINAQNIVKDTVAVKIDTVQNLKFNYKQLIIPGVLIGYGLIGLESDYLKGFNSQIHDEVKEDIDRRITIDDFSQYAPAASVYALNGLGIEGKNNLKDRTIILGTSYVIMTATILGLKSLTKVERPDGSSKNSFPSGHTATAFAGAEFLYQEYKDKSIWYGIAGYAIATGTGVFRMVNDRHWLTDVAAGAGIGIMSTKIAYWVSPYVTKKIFGEREKNVTSVITPFYNGKQIGFGFAMMF; encoded by the coding sequence ATGCTAAAAACCATCCTGTTTTTATTATTGAGTGTTAGTACTATTAATGCTCAAAATATTGTAAAAGATACGGTAGCCGTAAAAATTGATACGGTACAGAATTTGAAGTTCAATTACAAACAACTCATCATTCCGGGAGTTTTAATTGGATATGGGCTTATAGGTCTTGAAAGTGATTATTTAAAAGGCTTTAATTCTCAAATTCATGATGAAGTAAAAGAGGATATTGATAGGAGGATTACTATTGACGATTTCTCGCAATATGCTCCAGCGGCTTCAGTTTACGCTCTAAATGGATTAGGGATAGAAGGAAAGAATAATTTAAAAGACAGAACTATAATATTAGGGACTTCATACGTAATTATGACCGCTACGATATTAGGGTTAAAATCGCTTACCAAAGTCGAAAGACCAGACGGAAGTTCAAAAAACTCATTTCCTTCAGGACATACAGCAACAGCTTTTGCAGGAGCCGAATTCTTGTATCAGGAATACAAAGACAAATCAATATGGTATGGTATTGCAGGTTATGCCATTGCAACAGGAACAGGAGTTTTCAGAATGGTCAATGACAGACATTGGCTTACAGATGTTGCAGCAGGGGCGGGAATCGGAATTATGAGTACGAAAATTGCTTATTGGGTAAGTCCTTACGTTACAAAGAAGATATTTGGAGAGCGAGAAAAAAATGTAACATCGGTAATAACCCCATTTTATAATGGCAAGCAAATCGGATTTGGATTTGCAATGATGTTCTAG
- a CDS encoding helix-turn-helix domain-containing protein, with amino-acid sequence MDLKLFVPQNKLLKNYIDYFYILKKSADSENVSYYTFPYVNSIVSINQYPEFIFENNKLTVGKNLDNPLLATLICGYTKPIEINIPGYIHEITISFKPLGINAFLEKNLNFYNGKSFSYFNPFNDFTASMSEIMNTALAEEKIRKLEQYLISKFRGFTHPFLGSILADMQYTDGNYTIKYLADKYKISRKTLCKHFDIHIGKTPSELRKIIRFRQAMHQQINARKKSNFSDMTYQLDFFDQSHLIKDFKSITGFTPKNFFNKITSHENGVINWLYI; translated from the coding sequence ATGGATCTAAAACTTTTTGTTCCTCAAAATAAATTGTTGAAAAATTATATCGATTATTTTTATATTCTTAAAAAATCTGCTGATTCTGAAAATGTTAGTTATTATACATTTCCTTACGTAAATTCTATTGTTTCTATTAATCAATATCCTGAATTTATATTCGAAAACAATAAACTAACTGTTGGTAAGAACCTCGATAATCCTTTGCTTGCTACGTTAATATGTGGGTATACAAAACCCATTGAGATTAATATTCCGGGGTATATTCATGAAATTACGATTAGCTTTAAACCACTAGGAATTAATGCATTTTTAGAAAAAAACTTAAATTTTTATAACGGAAAATCTTTCTCTTATTTTAATCCGTTTAATGATTTTACTGCGTCTATGTCGGAAATCATGAATACTGCACTGGCAGAAGAAAAAATAAGAAAGTTAGAACAATACCTCATCAGTAAATTTAGAGGATTTACTCATCCTTTTTTAGGTTCTATCCTTGCGGATATGCAATATACGGATGGCAATTATACGATTAAGTATCTTGCCGATAAATATAAAATAAGTCGTAAGACTTTGTGTAAACATTTTGATATTCATATTGGAAAAACCCCATCTGAGTTACGCAAAATTATTAGATTTCGTCAAGCAATGCATCAGCAAATTAATGCTCGCAAGAAGAGTAATTTTTCTGACATGACGTATCAACTTGATTTTTTTGATCAATCGCACCTCATCAAAGATTTTAAATCAATAACTGGTTTTACTCCTAAAAATTTCTTTAATAAAATAACTTCCCATGAAAATGGGGTTATAAATTGGTTGTATATATAA
- a CDS encoding DUF6934 family protein, with product MDFLEKAYTYSFEGIINEVYQFRFISFGIQEITKIVSISPVEKSLNWYNVRFGNLENSANIITVNDLAEINNNDYDEVLATVFMCILHFFNSNPHFTILLFGNTLHKHRLYKQKISSNIISLEKYLDISGGKIEEVIKIIEKKQIIFRKGKEFERTIRKKDLTTLNNGVVVKSIEKYDKDKTADYQFILFNLKK from the coding sequence TTGGATTTTTTAGAAAAAGCATATACTTATAGTTTTGAAGGAATTATTAATGAGGTTTACCAATTTAGGTTCATTAGTTTTGGAATACAGGAAATAACCAAAATTGTTTCTATTTCACCCGTAGAAAAAAGTCTTAACTGGTATAATGTTAGATTCGGGAACTTAGAAAATTCTGCAAATATAATCACAGTTAATGATTTAGCTGAAATAAACAATAACGATTATGATGAAGTTTTGGCAACTGTTTTTATGTGTATTCTTCATTTTTTCAATTCTAATCCTCATTTCACAATTTTATTGTTTGGGAATACTTTGCACAAGCATCGCCTCTACAAACAAAAAATATCTTCAAACATTATTAGTTTAGAAAAATATCTAGATATTTCAGGGGGTAAAATAGAAGAAGTAATAAAGATTATTGAAAAAAAACAGATAATATTTAGAAAAGGAAAAGAATTCGAAAGAACAATTCGAAAAAAAGATTTGACTACGCTTAATAATGGTGTTGTAGTGAAAAGTATTGAAAAATACGATAAAGATAAAACAGCTGATTATCAGTTTATTTTGTTTAATTTGAAAAAATAA
- a CDS encoding diacylglycerol/lipid kinase family protein codes for MIYIHFIVNPISGSGKHNITSTFLTNTFPSSEFKIEIDYTKHKKHAIELTKTAVANNPDYIVACGGDGTINEVASCLIGTSIKLGIIPVGSGNGLASNLNIPRKFEKAVEVIRKGTVSTIDVGKINDHYFFSNTGIGIDALIIKKYEQSGNRTLIAYVKASLASSLEFKTRDTLLSFNDKKINAKPFLLFISNSNEMGYNMSLTPKASLNDGWLDLIIVPKLSLIKKMAFGYHVLRNSVEKFKKAEHALIQNLDIEVPGVTQLDAQIDGESHVLNTNKINISIIKNGLTVITD; via the coding sequence ATGATATACATCCATTTCATAGTTAACCCGATTTCGGGAAGTGGTAAACATAATATTACAAGTACTTTTTTAACAAACACTTTTCCAAGTTCTGAGTTTAAAATTGAAATAGATTATACTAAACATAAAAAACACGCTATTGAATTGACCAAGACAGCCGTTGCCAATAATCCTGATTACATAGTAGCCTGCGGTGGTGATGGCACTATAAACGAAGTTGCCTCTTGCCTTATTGGTACTTCTATAAAATTAGGAATTATTCCTGTTGGCTCTGGAAATGGTTTGGCTTCGAATTTAAATATTCCTAGAAAATTTGAAAAAGCAGTCGAAGTTATCCGAAAAGGTACTGTTTCTACTATAGATGTCGGTAAAATAAATGATCATTATTTCTTTAGCAATACCGGAATTGGAATCGATGCTTTAATCATAAAAAAATATGAACAATCAGGAAATCGTACGCTTATTGCCTATGTAAAAGCTTCTTTGGCTTCTAGTTTAGAATTTAAAACTCGTGATACTTTATTGTCTTTTAATGATAAAAAGATCAATGCAAAACCGTTTTTGTTATTCATTTCTAATTCTAATGAAATGGGCTACAACATGAGCTTAACACCAAAAGCTAGCCTTAACGATGGTTGGTTGGATTTAATTATTGTTCCTAAATTATCACTTATCAAGAAAATGGCTTTCGGTTATCATGTATTGCGCAATAGTGTTGAGAAATTTAAAAAAGCAGAACATGCTTTAATTCAAAATCTTGATATTGAAGTTCCAGGAGTTACCCAACTGGATGCTCAGATAGATGGAGAATCGCACGTATTGAATACAAATAAAATTAATATATCGATTATTAAAAACGGACTTACAGTTATTACAGACTAA
- a CDS encoding outer membrane beta-barrel family protein encodes MKTHIIVLFSLILFVVSKTTAQTKSVTISGMIKDKNLKTSIPYVNITLKSSKNQTFVAGVLSNEEGRFIFSNINSGNYILEISFIGYKTKTQPLFVGTLSDFLDLSTLELEEDINTLNEVLINASKTEEVNAKMDKKVFSVADNITQSGGSVLQSMQSLPGVTVQDGKVQLRGNDKVMVLIDGKQTALTGFGNQSGLDNIPASAIEKIEIINNPSAKFDANGNAGIINIVYKKNKQEGFNGKVGIASGYGALWQRKPNLPTIRPQYEVTPKINPSLSLNYRKNKINTYLQADYLYTETLNKNEFVTRTYDDGTVVNQQTKRNRDTHFTTLKTGIDWNYNEQNTFALSGMFGSEKIIDNGDQPFFNHDYSQRLRLWQFLEDELKTTVMLSASYQHKFKEAGHKLNAGINYTYHREDEKYFFDNIMPTFTGKDSFKLLSDEKVIDINVDYIQPLKYGRFETGLKFRNREIPTNMQFYPGINSPLDPDAGGWATYKEIIPALYGNYIFENNKIEAEVGLRLEYVKLKYDVNPNHPTYKSDGYDYTQPFPSVRFGYKINENNKLTAFYNRRVDRPSEVDIRIFPKYDDAEIIKVGNPALKPQFTTAFELGYKATIGKGYLFTSLYHRFVNGTISRIATTAPDSNLIYAVFQNANKSASTGIEMIYSNEVNSWYSFNLNGNVYQNEIDAFTVTNLYPVPTTYFGEKQKIVSGNVKWNNTFQFNKTVSGQLAAVYLAPDVIPQAKINARFSIDLGAKKSIQKGKGEIFINATDILNTLVIKKDIQGNGYNYNSSDYYETQVVRFGYSYKF; translated from the coding sequence ATGAAAACACACATAATCGTATTATTTTCTTTGATATTATTCGTAGTCTCAAAGACAACAGCACAAACTAAATCGGTCACAATTTCTGGAATGATAAAAGACAAGAATTTAAAGACATCAATCCCTTATGTGAATATTACTTTAAAATCATCTAAGAATCAAACGTTTGTTGCAGGAGTACTTAGTAATGAAGAAGGTCGTTTTATTTTTTCGAACATTAACTCTGGTAATTATATACTCGAAATTAGCTTCATAGGATACAAGACCAAAACACAACCGCTGTTTGTTGGAACATTATCAGACTTTTTAGATCTATCAACCTTAGAACTCGAAGAAGATATTAATACGCTAAATGAGGTATTAATAAATGCCTCCAAAACGGAGGAAGTAAATGCCAAAATGGATAAAAAAGTCTTTTCTGTAGCCGATAATATTACTCAAAGTGGTGGTTCGGTTTTACAATCTATGCAAAGTCTTCCAGGTGTTACGGTTCAAGACGGAAAAGTACAATTGCGTGGTAATGACAAAGTAATGGTTCTTATTGACGGAAAACAAACGGCTTTAACTGGTTTTGGTAATCAATCAGGATTGGACAACATTCCTGCTTCGGCTATTGAAAAAATAGAAATCATCAATAATCCTTCGGCTAAATTTGATGCTAATGGAAATGCCGGTATCATCAATATTGTTTACAAAAAGAACAAACAAGAAGGTTTTAACGGAAAAGTAGGCATTGCATCCGGATATGGTGCTTTGTGGCAACGTAAGCCCAATTTACCTACAATAAGACCTCAATACGAAGTTACTCCTAAAATAAATCCTTCGCTTTCGCTAAATTACCGCAAGAACAAAATAAACACCTATTTACAAGCAGATTATTTATATACCGAAACGCTTAATAAAAACGAGTTTGTTACCCGAACGTATGATGATGGTACTGTTGTAAACCAACAAACAAAAAGAAACCGTGATACGCATTTTACAACTTTAAAAACGGGGATTGATTGGAATTATAATGAGCAAAACACTTTTGCATTATCTGGTATGTTTGGAAGCGAAAAGATAATTGATAATGGAGATCAACCTTTCTTTAATCATGATTATTCGCAACGTTTGCGCTTGTGGCAATTTCTTGAAGATGAATTAAAAACAACTGTAATGCTTTCTGCTTCTTACCAACATAAATTTAAAGAAGCGGGACACAAACTAAATGCAGGAATTAATTATACCTATCATAGAGAAGATGAGAAATATTTCTTTGACAACATTATGCCAACTTTTACTGGAAAGGATTCTTTTAAACTACTTTCTGATGAAAAAGTAATTGACATTAATGTTGATTATATTCAGCCTTTAAAATACGGACGTTTTGAAACTGGATTAAAATTCAGAAATAGAGAAATTCCAACAAATATGCAGTTTTACCCAGGTATCAATTCTCCTTTGGATCCTGATGCAGGTGGTTGGGCTACTTACAAAGAGATTATTCCTGCATTGTATGGTAACTACATATTCGAAAACAATAAAATCGAAGCCGAAGTTGGCCTGCGCTTAGAATATGTAAAATTAAAATATGATGTAAATCCGAATCACCCTACCTACAAAAGCGATGGTTACGATTATACGCAACCCTTCCCTAGCGTTCGATTTGGATATAAAATTAATGAGAATAATAAATTGACAGCTTTTTACAACCGCAGAGTCGACAGACCAAGTGAGGTAGATATTCGAATTTTTCCTAAATACGATGATGCCGAAATTATAAAAGTTGGTAATCCTGCTCTTAAACCACAATTTACTACAGCATTTGAACTTGGTTATAAAGCTACTATTGGCAAAGGATATTTATTTACATCTCTTTACCATCGTTTCGTAAATGGAACCATTAGTCGTATTGCAACTACTGCACCTGACAGTAATCTTATTTATGCTGTTTTTCAGAATGCTAACAAAAGTGCTTCTACTGGTATAGAAATGATCTATTCTAACGAAGTGAACTCATGGTACTCTTTTAATTTAAACGGAAATGTGTATCAGAACGAGATAGATGCGTTTACGGTAACCAATTTATACCCTGTTCCAACAACCTACTTTGGCGAAAAGCAAAAGATTGTTTCCGGAAATGTAAAATGGAACAATACTTTTCAATTTAATAAAACAGTTAGCGGTCAACTAGCAGCCGTGTATCTTGCACCTGATGTTATTCCGCAGGCGAAAATAAACGCTCGTTTCTCAATAGATTTAGGAGCTAAAAAATCAATTCAAAAAGGCAAAGGCGAAATTTTTATTAATGCAACTGATATCCTAAATACACTTGTGATTAAAAAAGACATACAAGGCAATGGATATAACTATAACAGTAGTGATTATTATGAAACACAAGTTGTTCGATTTGGATACAGTTATAAATTTTAA
- a CDS encoding PepSY-like domain-containing protein has protein sequence MKASIVTLFAILISTFAMAQEQYLSPKDVPGIVKSTFLIKFPDATNPKWEKENDNYEVTFTNDKEVQSAILDSSGNLIQTEVKITKDQLPHSILPYVKVNYRRKKIREVAKITDVKGKVFYEVEIYKKDLIFDHKGNFVKEIEK, from the coding sequence ATGAAAGCTTCAATAGTAACACTCTTCGCAATATTAATTTCGACTTTTGCAATGGCTCAGGAACAGTATTTATCTCCAAAAGATGTTCCTGGAATCGTAAAATCGACTTTTTTAATAAAATTTCCAGATGCAACAAATCCTAAATGGGAAAAAGAAAACGACAACTACGAAGTTACTTTTACCAATGATAAAGAAGTCCAATCGGCTATATTAGATAGTTCTGGAAACCTAATTCAAACAGAGGTTAAAATAACAAAAGATCAATTACCACATAGTATTTTACCTTACGTTAAAGTTAATTATCGCCGTAAAAAAATCAGAGAGGTTGCTAAAATTACTGATGTAAAAGGCAAAGTCTTTTATGAAGTTGAGATCTACAAAAAAGATTTAATCTTTGATCACAAAGGAAATTTCGTGAAAGAAATCGAAAAATAG
- a CDS encoding sensor histidine kinase gives MNKKLLNKTTTNFLIFSVFILLIAVPAFYYITERLYIEETDETLSLHRDEFLKEELPNIDIKDISLWNKYNRNVQIIPSHIVSKDTIIDKIYFDELENENEPYRELNSPITIKGQPYTYVGRINLIEKEDLIVSIALLFLVVIIILLLGILIITKISSKRLWAPFYDTLNQIQGFEIDKNKKPNFMHTDVEEFNRLNKNLDRLIEKNTDIYNNQREFVENAAHELQTPLALFQTKIDTLFQLDVSKEQSEVLSSLNKDVSRLNRLNKNLLLLSKIENENYFDKQSIVINEYLKKHLDFFTEQAKAKNLNIVIEYTEKLKIEGNPSLTEVLINNLFLNAIRHNIKNGEISIIITGESITFSNTGQEMPLVVDRLFNRFSKANPSSQGNGLGMAIIKKITEISHWKIDYRFENNLHRFTVKF, from the coding sequence ATGAATAAAAAACTACTAAATAAAACAACTACTAATTTTTTGATATTTTCAGTTTTTATACTGCTAATAGCTGTTCCTGCTTTTTACTACATCACCGAGCGATTGTATATTGAAGAAACGGATGAAACGCTCTCTTTGCATAGAGATGAATTCTTAAAAGAAGAATTGCCTAATATTGATATTAAGGATATTTCTTTATGGAATAAGTACAATCGAAATGTTCAAATTATACCTTCTCATATTGTTAGCAAAGACACCATTATTGATAAAATTTACTTTGATGAACTTGAAAATGAAAACGAACCTTATAGAGAACTTAATTCTCCAATAACAATAAAAGGACAACCATATACCTACGTAGGAAGAATTAATCTGATAGAAAAAGAAGATTTAATTGTAAGTATCGCATTGTTGTTTTTAGTGGTAATTATTATTTTGCTTTTAGGAATTTTGATAATCACTAAAATTTCATCTAAAAGGCTTTGGGCTCCTTTTTACGATACGCTAAATCAGATACAGGGATTTGAAATAGATAAAAATAAAAAACCTAACTTTATGCATACGGATGTTGAAGAGTTCAACAGACTCAACAAAAACTTGGATCGTCTTATCGAAAAAAATACTGACATTTATAACAATCAGAGGGAGTTTGTCGAAAATGCAGCACATGAGTTACAAACACCATTGGCACTTTTTCAAACAAAAATAGATACCCTTTTTCAGCTTGATGTATCAAAAGAGCAATCAGAAGTTTTGAGTTCACTAAATAAAGATGTTTCTAGATTAAATAGATTAAACAAAAATCTGCTGTTATTATCCAAGATTGAAAATGAAAATTATTTTGATAAACAGTCCATTGTTATTAATGAATATTTAAAAAAACATCTTGACTTTTTTACGGAACAAGCAAAAGCTAAAAACCTCAATATTGTTATTGAATATACTGAAAAACTTAAAATAGAAGGGAATCCTTCATTAACTGAAGTTCTAATTAATAACTTGTTTCTTAATGCCATTAGACACAATATTAAAAATGGAGAAATCAGTATTATAATTACGGGAGAATCTATTACTTTTTCAAATACAGGTCAGGAAATGCCTTTGGTTGTAGATAGGTTATTTAATCGTTTTTCTAAAGCAAATCCTTCTTCGCAAGGAAACGGATTGGGAATGGCAATTATAAAGAAAATCACTGAAATAAGTCATTGGAAAATAGATTATAGATTTGAAAATAATTTACATCGTTTTACCGTTAAATTTTAA
- a CDS encoding response regulator transcription factor, which produces MKILIIEDELEIAASIKSYFKPNGIHCETSGSYKDALDKIDLYDYDCVLLDLMLPDGDGFDILKELKRRNKTEGVIIISAKETLDTRIEGFNLGADDYLTKPFHLSELLVRIQALIRRKNFKGNNNVVFNEITIDILSKTVTVNNTKLDITKKEIDLLLFLIGNQNKVLSKGAIAEHLSGDMADMLDNHDFVYAHIKNLKKKLNNAEGGDYIKTVYGLGYKWNNE; this is translated from the coding sequence ATGAAAATTTTGATAATAGAAGACGAATTAGAAATAGCGGCGAGTATAAAAAGCTATTTTAAGCCCAATGGCATTCATTGTGAGACCTCTGGATCCTACAAAGATGCACTTGACAAGATTGATTTGTATGATTATGATTGTGTATTATTAGATCTAATGCTTCCTGATGGTGATGGATTTGACATATTAAAAGAATTAAAAAGAAGAAACAAAACGGAAGGTGTAATTATTATTTCTGCAAAAGAAACACTAGATACCCGTATTGAAGGGTTTAATCTTGGTGCCGATGACTATCTGACAAAGCCTTTTCATTTATCTGAATTACTAGTTAGAATCCAAGCGCTCATCCGACGCAAAAACTTTAAAGGAAATAACAATGTCGTCTTTAATGAAATTACAATTGATATTCTTTCTAAAACGGTTACTGTGAATAATACAAAGCTAGATATCACAAAAAAAGAAATTGACTTATTATTGTTTTTAATAGGTAATCAAAACAAAGTACTATCTAAAGGCGCTATTGCCGAACATCTATCGGGAGACATGGCAGACATGCTCGATAATCATGATTTTGTATATGCTCATATAAAAAACTTAAAAAAGAAACTAAACAATGCCGAAGGTGGTGATTATATAAAAACGGTTTATGGCTTAGGATACAAATGGAACAATGAATAA
- a CDS encoding DUF6377 domain-containing protein: protein MKNSLLFLFLVIVCHTASADNSADSVFVKLDLALKNKQKYVAIKEERIANFKKIKSTDLSDYQEYNYNQTVYREYQKFKLDSAILYVKKNLKIANNLHEKDLKETAQLQLANLYSSSGRYRESEEILKSINKKLLSAQLLPDYYEAYREFFSHYSTTSYNPMYIEQIVKYRDSLLALLNPQSLKYKINLAEKNISEGKIDSTEKDLIQLLKETKEDNPQYAMIGYLLGSINKKKENLEFKKKYFAISATADLKNAIKDNASIQELALVYYELGDVDTAYKLTKSAIEDAIFCNVQFRTIQMSEVFSIINTAYLDKEAKSKSQLQLYLILISVLSVFLILAVIYVYKQMKRVSRIKEELSKTSEELVKLNADISNTNKQLQERNGQLSESNHIKEEYIAHFFSLCSTYINKLETYRITLNKKATAKQFDELYKILKSNTLVDNELEELYKNFDTIFLNLYPTFVKDFNSLLIAEEQIVLKQGELLNTELRIFALIRLGINDSVKIAAFLRYSLSTIYNYRTRARNKAVVSRNDFEEMVVKIGLIATKAQ from the coding sequence TTGAAAAATAGTCTATTGTTTCTTTTTCTGGTTATTGTTTGTCATACTGCTTCTGCGGATAACAGCGCTGATTCGGTTTTTGTAAAATTGGATTTGGCCTTAAAAAACAAACAGAAATACGTTGCCATAAAAGAAGAACGAATTGCTAATTTTAAGAAAATAAAATCTACAGATCTATCCGATTACCAAGAATATAATTATAACCAAACGGTATACAGAGAATACCAAAAATTCAAATTGGATTCGGCAATTTTATATGTAAAGAAGAATCTTAAGATTGCCAACAATCTACATGAAAAAGATTTAAAAGAAACGGCTCAATTGCAATTAGCAAATCTTTATTCGTCGTCAGGGAGATACCGAGAATCTGAAGAAATCTTAAAAAGTATAAACAAAAAGCTTTTATCAGCGCAGTTACTTCCAGATTACTACGAAGCCTATCGGGAGTTTTTCTCGCATTATTCGACTACTAGTTACAATCCGATGTATATTGAGCAAATTGTAAAATATCGTGATTCACTGTTAGCGCTTTTAAATCCGCAATCGCTGAAGTATAAAATCAATCTAGCCGAAAAGAATATTTCAGAAGGAAAAATTGACAGTACAGAGAAAGACTTGATACAATTGCTAAAAGAAACAAAAGAGGACAATCCGCAATACGCTATGATTGGTTATCTTTTGGGAAGCATTAATAAAAAGAAAGAAAATTTAGAATTTAAAAAAAAGTATTTCGCTATATCTGCAACTGCTGATTTAAAAAATGCAATAAAAGACAACGCTTCTATTCAAGAGCTAGCTTTGGTTTATTATGAATTAGGAGATGTAGATACTGCATATAAATTGACAAAATCGGCAATTGAAGATGCTATTTTTTGTAATGTACAATTCCGTACAATTCAAATGTCAGAAGTATTCTCGATTATTAATACTGCTTATTTAGATAAAGAAGCTAAAAGCAAAAGCCAATTGCAATTGTATTTGATATTGATAAGTGTGCTATCAGTATTTCTTATTTTAGCAGTAATCTATGTTTATAAACAAATGAAGAGGGTTTCTAGAATAAAGGAAGAACTTTCTAAAACAAGTGAAGAACTCGTAAAATTAAATGCTGACATTAGTAATACCAATAAGCAATTACAGGAGCGAAATGGGCAATTGTCTGAATCCAATCATATTAAAGAGGAGTATATCGCGCATTTCTTTAGTCTTTGTTCTACTTACATCAATAAGCTAGAAACATACCGCATTACTTTAAATAAAAAAGCTACAGCCAAACAGTTTGATGAATTGTATAAGATTTTGAAGTCAAATACTTTGGTTGATAATGAGCTAGAAGAACTATATAAAAATTTTGATACGATATTTTTAAATCTGTATCCTACTTTCGTGAAAGACTTTAATTCATTGCTTATTGCCGAAGAACAGATTGTACTTAAGCAAGGAGAGTTGTTAAATACAGAATTACGAATTTTTGCTTTAATACGACTTGGTATTAATGACAGTGTGAAAATTGCAGCTTTCCTTCGTTACTCTTTAAGCACCATTTATAATTATCGTACAAGAGCGAGAAATAAAGCCGTAGTTTCTCGTAATGATTTTGAAGAAATGGTTGTTAAAATCGGTTTAATTGCTACTAAAGCGCAATAA